The Candidatus Nezhaarchaeota archaeon DNA window GACTACGAGAGGAAGACGGTAGAGGTCGGACCCTGGCTCGAGGAATGCATCCCCCGCCACACAATCCTATACACCTCAATAATTTTAGCGTGGGAGGGTAGGCTCTCCTTAAGCATCCCCCTTAAGAGAAAGGATGAGCTCAAGGACTTAATAGACAGGTTATTGGGAGGGGGCCCTGTTGAGATCTCGATGAAGTGCGACCTCGAGAAGGGAGCGTGCAGATTAAGCCTCAGCCCCGACCACGTATTGAGGCTGCTACTGCCTGAACGCGGAGCCCTCTTCCTCGGAGGCAACGTAACCGTCGGCAGGGGGCTGTTGGAGGTCGGGGCGATCTAATGTTAGAGGAGTTTCTTAAGAGGGGGTTGAGGGGCCTGAGGGGTCTAAAGGACGCTAGGAGAGCCCTCGAGGACTACATACAGCTAGTGATGGCTGGGGAGGTCGTTAGGGACGTAGCGCTCATAGTACACGCAGGCGAGGATGAGTATAGGCTAATTAACAAATTGCACAACGTGATATTCAGCGCCAGGGACGAGGAGTCGAGCTCAAGTGATCTACTTAAGCGCATAGGGGAGGGGATGGAGGGAGGGCAGGTGCGAGACCTGCTCCTAAACGAGCTGCTAGCGTTAAGGTCGGCCGACTTAGCTAAAAGAGTAGCTGAAGCGAGGAGGCAGACGGAGGGGGTAGGTGATTAGGAGGCTCTTCATAAGAGCGACAGCGCTCACCCCCATCTCTATGGGGGGCTACGATCAACAGGTAGAGCACGAGGTCGACCGTAGGAGGCTCCTCGAGCCTCCTCGACCCACCTCAATCAGGGGCGTGTGGAGGTGGTGGGCAAGGGCCATCGCTGCTGGAGTAGCGTTTGACGAGGGGCTCGATGAGGTCAGGGCGGCTATCGAGGTGTCCAATGAGCTCTTAGGCTTCGCTGGCGACAGAGGGGCCAGTAGGTCTAAGTTCCAAATAACTAGCGTTTCAGACAGCACCCCGAGACTCATAGACTTGTCGAGGGATCCGAGGTACAGAAACATCCCCAGGGTGAGGCTCCTGAGGGGGGCCCGCTGCACTGCCTACGACGCTGGGTACAGGTTCTCAGTGGAGGTTAGGGCCCTCTCCAAGGACGAGGACGAGGTTAGGGCGGGCTTCTATACGCTCCTCTGCTCTCTGATGCTGAGCGGGGTCGGAAAGATGTCGCGTAGGGGGTTTGGGAGCCTCTCGATGAGCATTGAAGGAGACTTAGACGAGCTGGGTGAGTGGAGGAAGGTGATATCTAACGTGGCCAAGGCTGATGAGCAGGCCGCTATGGAGGGGGTCAGGAGGGCTATAGACATGGCCCGCGGAGCCGTGGAGCCCTTGGCGCCTAGGCTTGAGCGCAAGCCTGAGAGTGGCGCCCTGCCCAAGATTCCCTCGGTGGCCAAGGAGCCGATAGAGAGCATGGGAAGACTGGTGCCAGCCAAAGTTTACTTGGCGACGTGGAGGGTGGATCCAGCCGAGTCGCTAATGTGCATAGGCAACATATGTACACGCGCTGCGTTCTTCAGTAGTGCGTCTGGGGAGAGGATGCCATCACTGCCATGTAAGCTACTTAAAATTAGCCATCCAAGAGATCAGCCGGAGGATGAATACGTCGAGAGCAACCCCGTGTGCATCTTAGGGCTTCCCAGGAGCGTTATGGGGACGGGCTATAGGATAGTTGATAAGGACGTCAGTAGGAGGGCCAGCCCGATAATCTTTAAGGTGCTAGCGAGCCAGCGAGGCCAGACCCTAGTACTAGCGACTACTTTAGTCAGCTCTGACTGGCCTAGAGAGGTTGAGTGGCGAAGGGGAAGGAGGAGGACGCGAAGGGAAGGAGAGGACGAGCCAGTGCCAGTCAAGATCGATCTCAGCGAGGACAAGATAGCGCCAGTCATGGAGGGAGTGCGCCGTCACTTAGGACAGTACGGCTTCAAGGAGGTGTGGCCGTGAAGGTCGAGGAGCTGAAAGCCCTCATCAATGACGCTGCCGCCCG harbors:
- the cmr1 gene encoding type III-B CRISPR module RAMP protein Cmr1, with protein sequence MIRRLFIRATALTPISMGGYDQQVEHEVDRRRLLEPPRPTSIRGVWRWWARAIAAGVAFDEGLDEVRAAIEVSNELLGFAGDRGASRSKFQITSVSDSTPRLIDLSRDPRYRNIPRVRLLRGARCTAYDAGYRFSVEVRALSKDEDEVRAGFYTLLCSLMLSGVGKMSRRGFGSLSMSIEGDLDELGEWRKVISNVAKADEQAAMEGVRRAIDMARGAVEPLAPRLERKPESGALPKIPSVAKEPIESMGRLVPAKVYLATWRVDPAESLMCIGNICTRAAFFSSASGERMPSLPCKLLKISHPRDQPEDEYVESNPVCILGLPRSVMGTGYRIVDKDVSRRASPIIFKVLASQRGQTLVLATTLVSSDWPREVEWRRGRRRTRREGEDEPVPVKIDLSEDKIAPVMEGVRRHLGQYGFKEVWP